GCGGGGCCTCGGCGGGTGCTGGAGCCGCTGCTGTCCCTGCTGGCCATGCACGGGCTGATCGAAGTGAACGGCGGCGCCGAGGAGTTCGCCGTGGGGCCGGTACCCGCGAGGGAAGCGGAACCGTCGCCCGAAGCCAGGGGAGCAGGGGGAGAGGAAGCGAAGTGAGCGACTACCAGGAGCGGAGGCCACCGGCCGGCCGGGGCGGACCGGGCGGTGGTGGACCGGGCGGTGGCGCGGCCGCGGGGCCGGTGCACCAGGTGGTCTTCCGGTGGGACGGCAACCAGGGCCGCCAGGACACCGGCATGAAGGCCGTCGCCCACTCCTGCTCCGCCGGGCGCGCCGAGCAACTGGGCAGAGAACTCGGCCCGTTGCTGTGGGTGTCCGGTGCGGCGGCCGAGCGGCAGAGCGTCGTCCGCACGCTGTCCCGCGACGGTGAGGTCATGCTCCTCCAGCGCTGGCCCACCACCGACCGCGGTGGACGGCCCAGCACGGTCAGCCATGTCCTGGTCGGTGACCCACGGGCGCTCAAGACCCGTCAGTGTCTAGGCCTCTCCCACGGCGGCTGGGGCAACCGGGAGTCAGCGGAGCGGGCCGCCGGGCGGCTGCGCCCGGTGGAGTGCGGGCAGCTCGACGCGGTGGCCCGGCGGCGGCTGCCGGGGATGCAGGAGCTGTTGCCGACGGTTCAGCACGCGCTGATCCTGGTCACCGCGGAGTGGCTGCGCGACCCGGCACAGCGGGTGTCGCTGCTCACGGACGAGGAGAAGCTGCCCGGCTGGCCGGGCCGGGAGGCGGCGCCGCTGGTGTACCTGGGGCTGTTCCTGCTGTTCGGTTCCTGGCTCGGCCAGGAGTGGACGTACGCCACGTACGACACGGCCGACACCCATCAGCTGCGTCTGATGTGCGTCCCGCGCTGGGAACCGGACGCGGGCGGGTCGGGGCCGCTGGCCCGGATCACGGGCCACCCGCCGGCCGACCTCCGGTTCGAGCACAGGGCGGCGGCCCGGCTGGTGAGCCACCTCCTGGCCCACCCGGCGGACGGCCCCGGTGTGCCGCAGCTGGTCGACGCCCTGAAGGACGGCGCGGCGCTGGGGTGGCCGCAGCGGCGCAGCCTGCTGAAGGAGATCCTGGACGCCGTCCCCCGGACCGTCCCCCGCACCGCCGCGGCCCCGCACCGCCTCCCGTCTCCGGAACTCGCGTCTCCGGAGTTCCCGTCCCGGGAACTCCCCTCTCAGGAATTCCCCTCTCCGGAACTCGCGTCCCCGGAATTCCCGTCTCCGGAACTCGCGTCCCCGGAATTCCCGTCTCCGGGACTCCCGTCCCGGGGACTCCCCTCTCCGGAAGACGAACCGGCCCGGTCCCCGGTCTCCCGGCCCGTTGCCCCGCAGCCGGAACCCGCACCCGCGCCGGTACCCCCTACGCCGACGCTCACCCCCGTCTCTCCTCCGCCGGCCCTCACGCCGGAGCCCCCACCGGAGCCCGCCCCCACGCCTGCACCCCCCACTCCGCTCCCGGTCCCCACGCCCGCCCCCCGGCCGGCGACGCTCGGTACCGGACCGGCGGCAGCCCCCGAAGCGTCCGCACTCCACGAGGACCTGCGTGCCCCTCAGCGCAGGAACGCCCAGCAACGCGGCCTGCTGAGGGAGCGGCTGCGCACGCACTCCGACGGCCTGCTCCTGGACGAGCTGCGCTCCACCGATCTGCCGGCGGACTCCCTGGATCTGCTGCTGCACGAGCTGGGCGACGCCGACCGCGTCCGGGTGCGAGAGACGAAGATGCGGCACGAGCTGTGTGCCGAAGTGCTCGGCCAGGGCCTGTACTTCGAGCCGAACGGTCAGGGTGCACAGACCCTTTCGAGGACGGCCATGGCCAGTCGGGCGGCCGACCTCTTCACCTGGGCCGTCGCCCCCCTGGCCCGGGACGAACGCTATCGGCATGACCTGCAGGAGCTCTTGCACCGCATGTGCCTGGACCGCCACCCCACCGCGGGCAACTGGCTCTGGCAGAGCATCATCACACCGGTGAACGGCCCGGCCCCCGACCTGCCTCCCGCCCTGTGGCAGCAGATCCTGCGCGATGTGATCGGCCAGAGTGTTGCTCCGCGTACGGCTCCCTCCACGTCCCACGCCGTTTCCCCCGCCGCCCCGGTGTCCACCACGTCCCCCGAGCCCTCCGCGACCGTGCCCGAGCCGCCCACCGTCGGGGCCCGGGTCTCCGCCCTGGCGACCAACCCGGGCTGTGTGGTGGGAACCGGAGTCGGAGTGATTGCCGTACTCATCGCGATCCTGCTGATCTTCGTGTGACGCAGCGTCCAGCCGGATCTCGGCTGTCGCAGGTGCCCCCCTTCGCAGGTGCCACCCGTGAGGCGCCGCGCGGCAGACGGGACGGGGAAGCAGGCCCTGGACCGGGGAGGTGCCGCGGAAAAAGGTTGGCGCCGCGGCTCCCCGCTCCCGTAGGCTCCGTGTCGCAAGCCGCTGAATGCGCGTGAACTTTCGCGGGAACTTTCGCGAGAACAGGAGGTGAGGACCGTGATGACTGTCATTGCGCCGGGCGCTGCCCGGAACCGGAAGCTCATCCATCCCACCCCTGTGGTCTCCGGCTGACCGACCTTTCTTCTTCTCGCGCGTGCTGCGCGTGGCCGGGACCGCTCTTTCCGAAGGGTCATCCCGTTGTTCGACCTCGATTTCTCTGCTGCGCATCCGTTGACCGCCCATGGCTGGGACGACGGGTTCGCGGAGAGTTTCACCCCCTATGCCGGGCAGGGGTTCGTGCCCGGCCGTATCGTCCGCGTGGACCGCGGACGGGTGGATGTCGTCGTGCCCGAGGGCGACGGCGTCCGGACCGCGCTGGCGGATACCGCACTCGTGGCGACAAGCGATCCGATGCGGGTGCCGTGTACCGGCGACTGGGCCGTGATCGACCTGGAGAACGGGCTGACCGGTGACCACCTCGACGGCGTCGTCAGGGCGTTGCTGCCGCGGCGTACGGCGTTCTTGCGGTCTGCTTCGTCCAAGCGTTCCGAGGGGCAGATCCTCGCGGCGAACGTCGATCATGCGGTGATCGCGGTGTCGTCGGCCGATGCGCTGGACCTCGGGCGTATCGAGCGGTTCGTCTCGCTGGCCTGGGAGGGAGGGGCGCAGCCGCTGGTGGTGCTGACGAAGGCGGATCTGGCCGGAGGGCCGGACACGGTGGCGCATCTCGTTGCGGACGCGGAGTCCGCGGCTCCCGGTGTGCAGGTGCTGGCGGTCAGCTCGGCGACCGGTGACGGGATCGATGTGCTCTCCGCCGTGCTCGCCGGGGGCACGTCCGTACTGCTGGGGCAGTCCGGTGCGGGCAAGTCCACGCTGGCCAACGCCCTGCTCGGTGAGGAGGTGCAGCTGGTACAGGCGATCCGCGACCGGGACGGCAAGGGGCGGCACACCACGACCACCCGGGACCTGCGGGCGCTGCCCTGTGGTGGCGTGCTGATCGATACGCCGGGGCTGCGTGGCGTCGGCATGTGGGATGCGGGGGCCGGGCTGGCCCGGACGTTCTCGGATGTCGAGTCGCTGGCCGAGGGGTGCCGCTTCCACGACTGTGCGCATGAGGCGGAGCCCGGCTGTGCGGTGCAAGAGGCCGTCGAAAGCGGGGAGTTGCCCGCGCGGCGGCTGGAGAGCTACCGCAAGCTGCTGCGGGAGAACCAGCGCATCGTGGCGAAGACGGATGCCCGGCTGCGCGCCGAGATCCGCCGGGACTGGAAGCAGAAGCAGGCGCTGGGGCGGCACATGATGGAGCGGAAGCGGGGGCCGCAGAGGTGAGGTGAGGGGGCCTGGCGGCGGCGAGGGGAGGGCCGGTCCGCATGCTGCGCACCGCCCTCGCCGACGGACGGGTGCTGCTGGATGTGGGCACGGACCGTGGTGCCGCCGAACGGGTGCTCGCGGCACTGTCCGCGGGCGGCCCGCGGGCGGCCGCCTACGTCAGGATGCGCGTCGCTGATCGACGCGGATGTGGGGGCGGCGGCGCAGGGGAGGGGCCAGGAGCCGGACGGGCACGGGTCCGGGCCGGGTGACGCCGCAGCCCGCCGGGCCGGATGACCCCTCACCCCGCCGCCACCGCGCCCGCCCAGGCGCCGACGACCAGCAGGCAGGTGAACAGCTCGATCAGCACGCTCAGGCCGATGGCTCGCATGACCGTACGGGTCGAGGCCCAGGCGTCGCCATGGCTGCCGAGCCGGACCCGTTCCAGCAGGTAGAGGCCGCCGACGGCGCCCAGCGGGCCGCCGATGACCGGGATCACGAAGAACCCCACGATGCCGGCCACCCCGGCCAGGAACAGCGCCCGGTACGGCGCGCCCGCGGCCCGCAGGTTCCGGACCGGGAGCAGCCACTTCAGCGCCTGGTTGAGGAGCAGCACGGCGGTGGCGCCCATGAGCACCACCCAGGCGAGGGAGGACTTCTCGGACAGCGTCCACCACAGCACGCCCGCCCACACGATGAGCGGCCCGGGAATACCGGGAACCAGCACTCCGAGCAGCCCCAGCAGCATCACCAGCCCGACCGCGACCAGCTGCCACACACTCATGCGCCGGCCCCGTCTCGCCCGGCCGGCCCGCCTACGCCGGGCACGCTCCTTCGCCCGGCCCGCCGGCTGCTGCTCCTGGCCCGCCCGCTGCCCTCGCTCACGCGCCGGCCTCACTCCCGGCGGGCGCAGGACCCATGACGGCTCGTACGCTGCACACTCTCATGGGCCCAGCGTGCCGGACGCGACCCGGAAGCGCTTGCCGGCCGGCCGGACCGGGCGTGCCCGGCGGGTGCTCCGCCGTCAGCCCCGCCCCGTCCGCGTCACCCGGCAAACAGACAACGCCGGAGGGCGAACCGGCCGACACCCACGGCCACCCGGCCCGCCGGGCCTGAGCCCGCAGCCGCGACCCGCGTGGGCTGCCGCAGTCCGGTGGACGATCACCCGTAGGAGGCCGGCCGCCCGGTGGACGCTCTTTCGCGCCCTGTCTCGGCCGTGGCCGTCCGGGGACAATACGGCCCATGGATCAGCAGGGAGCCGCGCGGGGCCACGAGGACGACTGGTGGCGGCAGTTGTACGGCGACGGCGACGGCAGCGGTGGCGGCAGTGGTGGCGCGGGCGCGGACGAGGGTGCCTCGGGCCGCCGCACGGTGTGCGATGCCGGCCCGTCCGATGTGGGCCCGGCCACCACCACGGACACCCTCGATGACCGGGTCGCATCGGCGCTGCGGACACTCAGAGGGCCGAGGCGGGCCGGTCCGGCACCGCGGGTGCCCCCGGATCGCGGTACGGCCGACCCGCAACCGGGGGAACCGTCGGGCCGGCCCGCCCCCTCCCCGCCCGAGCCGTCGGCACCGATCCCGCTCCGGTCCACCGGGCCCGGGAAGCACGCGCCAGCCGCGGATCGCCCGGCCCCCGGCCTCCGGCTCGCCGATCGTCCGCCTGTCGACGGCCCGTCCACCGACGGCCCGTCCACCGACGGCCCCTCCACCGACGACTCGTCCACCGACGACTCATCCACCGACCGGCGAACCGCCCCACCGCCCCGCCCTCCCCAGGACACCCCACCGCCTGCCGCCGACCCGGTCGCCACCGCCGCCCCCACCGGTGACCGCCCGCCCTCCCCCGGGGCCGGCCCGGGCGAACTGCCCGCCGCCGACCCGGCCGCGCTCGACGACCTGGTGCCGGACACCACGCTGGACGGCGCCCGGTACGGCGCGCTGACCCTGCGCGCCGTCTCACAGCGTGGCGACGCCGCCCGCCGGCGCGGCGACATACGCCGTGATGCGCTGCTCACCGCCCGTTTCGGGGCCGGCCGGCACGCTCTGATCCTGGTCGCCGTCGCCACGGGCCGCCCGTCCGCCGAGGGCGCCCACCGCGCCGCCCGGGCCGCCTGCACCTGGATCGGCGGCGCGGTCGGCCGCAGTTACACCCGACTGGCGGAGGACATCCGGACGGACCGCCGCGGTGCCCTCAAATCCGGGCTGCAGCGGCTCACCGACCGCAGCTACGGCACACTGCGCGGCGGGGGCCCGGAGCGGCACCCGGCAGCGTTGCGCTGTCTGCTGCTGCCCGCCGATCCGGACTGCCGTACCCGAGTGTTCTTCGGTGTCGGCGCGGGCGGCCTCTTCCTGCTGCGCGACGGAGCCTGGCAGGACCTGGAGCCCGCCGGGGCGGCCCGCCTCTCCGGAGAGGCGGCGGGCACCGGCCGACTGCCCCGCCCCGCCCCGTCCCCGGCGCACGACCCGTACCCGGACAAAAGCCCGGCACGGCCCGAGCCGTTCCTCTTCCGGACTGCCTTCGCCCGTCCGGGGGACACCCTGCTGCTGTGCACCGCGGGTCTCGCCGAACCGCTGCGGGAGGAGCCCGCCTTCGCCGCCCGGCTGGCCGACCGATGGTCCGCCGACGGGCCACCGGGACTGGTGGACTTCCTCACCGCCGCGCAACTGCGGGCCGGGAACCACTCGCAGGACCGTACGGCCGTGGGGGTGTGGGAGTCGTAGCGCGGGCCACCCAGGGACCCCGACGCGGACCGGGCGGCGAGGCGCAGCGGAAGGCGGGCCGGAAAGGCGGACCGGGGAGGCACCCGCCGAAATCCACGGGGAGGCACAGCGGAGGCGCGCCGCGGCGCCCCATGGGTTCATGGGAGAGCAGCCCCCACCACGCCAGCGGGGGCAACGCCCACCGCCGAAGGAGCGAGCACGACATGGCGAAGCAAACCGTGGCCGAGCAGTTCGTGGACATCCTCGTGCGGGCCGGAGTGCAGCGGCTCTACGGTGTCGTCGGCGACAGCCTCAACCCGGTGGTGGACGCCATCCGGCGGAACTCCGCGATCGACTGGATCCAGGTCCGTCACGAAGAGGTCGCCGCCTTCGCCGCCGGGGCGGAAGCACAGCTCACCGGCTCCCTCGCGGCCTGCGCCGGCTCCTGCGGCCCAGGCAACCTGCACCTGATCAACGGTCTGTACGACGCCCACCGCTCCATGGCCCCGGTCCTCGCGCTGGCCTCCCACATCCCCTCCAGCGAGATCGGCACCAGCTTCTTCCAGGAGACCCACCCCGACCGGCTGTTCGCGGAGTGCAGCCACTACAGCGAACTGATCTCCAGCACCCGGCAGATGCCGCGGGTGCTGCAGACCGCCATCCAGCACGCCATCGGGCGGAGCGGGGTCGCGGTCGTCTCCCTCCCCGGCGATGTCGCCGCCGAGCAGGCCCCCGAGCGCACCATCGAACACGCCCTGGTCACCGCGCGCCCGTCCGTCCGCCCCGGCGACGCCGAGACCGACAAGCTGGCCCGGATGGTCAACGAGGCCGGCAAGGTCACGCTGTTCTGCGGCAGCGGTACGGCGGGAGCCCACGCCGAGGTCATGGAATTCGCCGAGCGGGTGAAGGCCCCGGTGGGCCACGCGCTGCGCGGTAAGGAATGGATTCAGTACGACAACCCCTTCGACGTCGGCATGAGCGGACTGCTCGGCTACGGCGCGGCCTACGAGGCCACCCATGAGTGCGACCTGCTGATCCTGCTCGGCACGGACTTCCCGTACGAGGCGTTCCTGCCCGACGACGTCACGATCGTGCAGGTCGATGTCCGCCCCGAACACCTGGGCCGCCGCTCCACACTCGACCTGGCCGTCTGGGGCGATGTGCGCGAGACACTGCGCGGTCTGATGCCCAAGGTGCGGCCGAAGACGGACCGCCGGTTCCTGGACCGGATGCTCAAGAAACACGCCGACGCGCTGGAGGGCGTGGTCAAGGCGTACACCCGCAAGGTCGAGAAACACCTGCCGATCCACCCCGAGTACGTCGCCTCGGTCCTGGACGAGGAGGCCGCGGCCGACGCGGTCTTCACGGTCGACACCGGCATGTGCAATGTCTGGGCGGCCCGCTACCTCACCCCCAACGGCCGCCGCCGGGTGATCGGTTCGTTCAGCCACGGCTCGATGGCCAATGCGCTGCCGCAGGCGATCGGCGCCCAGTTCCTCGACCGCGGGCGCCAGGTCGTCTCGATGTCGGGCGACGGCGGGTTCACCATGCTGATGGGCGACTTCCTCACCCTGGTCCAGTACGACCTGCCGGTGAAGGTGGTGCTCTTCAACAACTCCTCGCTGGGCATGGTGGAGCTGGAGATGCTGGTCTCCGGGCTGCCGTCGTACGGCACGGGTTACCGCAACCCGGACTTCGCGGCCCTCGCCCGCGCGGCCGGGGCCCACGGCATCCGGGTGGAGAAGCCCAAGCAGCTGCGCAGCGCACTGCGCGAGGCCTTCAAGCACAAGGGGCCGGCGCTGGTCGACATCGTCACCGACCCCAATGCTCTCTCCATCCCGCCGAAGATCAGCGCCGAGATGGTGTCCGGCTTCGCCCTGTCGGCCGGCAAGATGGTGCTGGACGGCGGCGTCGGCCGGATGCTGCAGATGGCCCGCTCCAACTTGCGGAACATTCCCAGGATTTAGGGGGTGTCTCCCCTGGTCCGGCGCAGGGGGCGCCTCACCTGCCCGCGAGCCAGAGCACCCCGGCGGTGAAGAAGGTGATCGCCGCGGCGGGTGCCGCGAAGCGGAGGCGCCGGATGCGGCCGACGCGGTGGAGTGCGAAGCCCAGGACGACCGCCGTGAGGAGAACGGCGGTCGTCCCGATCGTTCCTGGCAGGACGCCATGGCTGTACCCGAAGTTGTCGGCGTGCCGTATCCACGCCAATGACCAGGACAATTTCATTCCCCGCCCCCTGAATCCCTCACCCGAACGCACCGTTGACCGGTCGAGAATAGAGGAAACCCCGGCTGACCCGGGCGGGTGCCGCGGCCGGTTCAGGCCCCTGGCGGGTGCTGTGGCCTCAGCCGGAGCGTCAGGATCTGGAACGGACGCAGCTCCACCCTCACCTCCGAGGTCGGCCCTGCTTCCTCCTCGTGCAGCGGCCGCTCCAACAGGTCCGTGACGGTGACCCGCGCGACCGGGAAGCCGGGGGAGAGCGTGCCGACGGCGCGTCCGCCGTGCGACTCGTACAGCCGCACCACCACATCACCGCTGCGGTCCTCGGCGAGCTTGACCGACTCGACGGTGAGGGCCGGGCGGTCGACGCGGACCAGCGGGGGGACGGGCGGCGCGACGGCGGTCCGCAGTGGCAGATTGAGCGCCAGCCCCTCGGCGACCGCCTCACCGGTCCCGGCGCCGGGCAGCAGCGCGTAGGTGAAGCGGTGGGTGCCCTGGTCGGTCTCGGGGTCGGGGCTGTGCGGCGCGCGCAGCAGGGTGAGCCGGACGGTCGTGCCCAGGCCCTCCGGGTGCGGGGTGCGGGTGACGTCGTGGCCGTACGTCGAGTCATTGAGCAGCGCGATGCCGTAGCCCGGCTCGGCGACCCGCAGCCAGCGGTGCGCGCAGATCTCGAACCGGGCCGCATCCCAGCTGGTGTTGGTGTGGGTGGGGCGGTGTACGTGCCCGAACTGCACCTCGGAGGTGGACCGCTCGGCGTGCACATCCAGGGGGAAGGCGGCCTTGAGAACCTTCTCCGACTCGTGCCAGTCGATGTCGGTGCGGATGTCGAGGCGGCGTGAGCCCGCCCGCAGGGTCAGCTCCTGGACGATCCGGGACGCGCCGAACGCCCTGGTCACCCGCACCGTCGAGGACAGCGGCCCGGCCGCGGTCAGCTCGACCGACTCGGCGTCGGTCAGATCGGTGTGCCGGTTGCGGTAGTGCCGGTCGAGGTCCCAGGCGTCGTACTTGTTGGGGTGGTCGGGGTGCAGTTGCAGCAGATTGCCCCGGGCACCCGGCGCCAGCACCTCCCGCCCGGCGTGCAGATCGCGTACGGACGCCAGCAGGCCGTCGGCGTCGACGACCACCCGCAGCAGCCCGTTGGCGAGCGTGACGGTGCCGTCCGCGTCGTGGTCGGCCTGTACGGGCGCGGGCGGCGGAGTCGCGGAGTCCGGGCCGGCCGGGCGGACGGCCGCCGAGCCGAGCGCGGGGACATGCACCGCCACCTCGGTGGGCCCGCCCGCCCCCGGATCGCGCTCCGGCCCCGCCCCCGGCAGCGTGACGATCTCGTCCCGCTCGTAGGGCGAGGCATTGAACACCGTCGGCACCCCGGCCGCCCCGGGCGCCTCGGTCGCCCCGAGTGCCGCCAGCGCCGACTCGATGATCCCGGTGAGTTCGGCCGCGACCGCCGCATAGGTGTCACGCGCCTCGCGATGCACCCAGGCGATGGACGACCCCGGGAGGATGTCGTGGAACTGGTGCAGCAGCACGGTCTCCCAGAGGCGGTCGAGGGCGTCGTACGGGTAGGCGTAGCCACCGTCCTCCGCCCGCACGGCCGCCGTCGCGGCCCACAACTCCGCCTCGCGCAGCAGGTGTTCACTGCGCCGGTTGCCCTGTTTGGTCTTCGCCTGCGAGGTGTACGTACCGCGGTGGAACTGGAGGTACAGCTCGCCCGACCAGACCGGTGCCGCCGCTCCGTACTCCGCATGGGCGGACTCGAAGAACCGGGCCGGCGGCTCGATCCCGACGCGCGGGGAGCCCTCCAGGGAGCGCAGCCGGCGGGCCCGCTCCAGCATCTCGCGGGTCGGGCCGCCACCGCCGTCACCCCAGCCGAAGGGCACCAGGGAGCGGGTGGCGCGCCCCTTGTCCGCGAAGTTGCGTTCGGCATGGGCGAGTTCACCGGCGGCCAGCCGGGAGTTGTAGGTGTCCACCGGCGGGAAGTGGGTGAAGATCCGGGTGCCGTCGATGCCCTCCCACCAGAAGGTGTGGTGCGGCATCTTGTCGCTCTGGTTCCACGACAGCTTCTGGGTCAGGAACCACTTCGCCCCCGCCAGCCGCGCCAGCTGCGGGAATGCGGCGCTGTAGCCGAAGGAGTCGGGCAGCCAGACCTCCTCGGTCTCGACCCCCAGCTCCTCCAGGAAGAAGCGCTTCCCGTGCACCAACTGCCGGGCCAGCGCCTCACCGCCGGGCATATTGGCGTCGGACTCCACCCACATCGAGCCGACCGGAGCCCAGTTCCCCTTCCGTACGGCCTCCTTGATGCGCTCCCAGATGTGCGGCTGGTGCTCCTTGACCCAGGCGTACTGCTGCGCCTGGGAGCAGGCGAACACCAGCTCCGGGTACTCCCCGGCCAGCTGGGTGACGTTGGCGAAGGTGCGGGACGCCTTGCGGACGGTCTCGCGCAGCGGCCACAGCCAGGCGGAGTCGATATGCGCATGTCCGGCGGCCGAGACGCGATGGGCGCTCGCGGCGGCCGGCCGGCCGAGGACGTCCGCCAGCGCGGCCCGTCCCGCCCCCGCGGTGCCGCCGACATCGTGCAGATCGAGTGCGTCCAGCATGTCCTCCAGCGCCC
This portion of the Streptomyces sp. 2114.4 genome encodes:
- a CDS encoding protein phosphatase 2C domain-containing protein — encoded protein: MDQQGAARGHEDDWWRQLYGDGDGSGGGSGGAGADEGASGRRTVCDAGPSDVGPATTTDTLDDRVASALRTLRGPRRAGPAPRVPPDRGTADPQPGEPSGRPAPSPPEPSAPIPLRSTGPGKHAPAADRPAPGLRLADRPPVDGPSTDGPSTDGPSTDDSSTDDSSTDRRTAPPPRPPQDTPPPAADPVATAAPTGDRPPSPGAGPGELPAADPAALDDLVPDTTLDGARYGALTLRAVSQRGDAARRRGDIRRDALLTARFGAGRHALILVAVATGRPSAEGAHRAARAACTWIGGAVGRSYTRLAEDIRTDRRGALKSGLQRLTDRSYGTLRGGGPERHPAALRCLLLPADPDCRTRVFFGVGAGGLFLLRDGAWQDLEPAGAARLSGEAAGTGRLPRPAPSPAHDPYPDKSPARPEPFLFRTAFARPGDTLLLCTAGLAEPLREEPAFAARLADRWSADGPPGLVDFLTAAQLRAGNHSQDRTAVGVWES
- a CDS encoding DUF456 domain-containing protein, with the protein product MSVWQLVAVGLVMLLGLLGVLVPGIPGPLIVWAGVLWWTLSEKSSLAWVVLMGATAVLLLNQALKWLLPVRNLRAAGAPYRALFLAGVAGIVGFFVIPVIGGPLGAVGGLYLLERVRLGSHGDAWASTRTVMRAIGLSVLIELFTCLLVVGAWAGAVAAG
- a CDS encoding glycoside hydrolase family 38 C-terminal domain-containing protein — encoded protein: MHDDRLLVEGRLERALGQFIRPAQYAARVPLRLDVWHVPRSVVDGPGEEASARGTVPVGDALHAPYEPFAVGEAWGPPWSTSWFRLTGEVPGEWAGRRVEAVIDPGFSGDGPGFQAEGLVYDAEGVPVKGIHPRNRHVPVGAPVSGGEQVRLLLEAAANPAVLRDFCPTDLGDVRTAPGCPLYRFASADLAVLDETVWQLVLDIEVLAELMHELPADGSRRHEILRALEDMLDALDLHDVGGTAGAGRAALADVLGRPAAASAHRVSAAGHAHIDSAWLWPLRETVRKASRTFANVTQLAGEYPELVFACSQAQQYAWVKEHQPHIWERIKEAVRKGNWAPVGSMWVESDANMPGGEALARQLVHGKRFFLEELGVETEEVWLPDSFGYSAAFPQLARLAGAKWFLTQKLSWNQSDKMPHHTFWWEGIDGTRIFTHFPPVDTYNSRLAAGELAHAERNFADKGRATRSLVPFGWGDGGGGPTREMLERARRLRSLEGSPRVGIEPPARFFESAHAEYGAAAPVWSGELYLQFHRGTYTSQAKTKQGNRRSEHLLREAELWAATAAVRAEDGGYAYPYDALDRLWETVLLHQFHDILPGSSIAWVHREARDTYAAVAAELTGIIESALAALGATEAPGAAGVPTVFNASPYERDEIVTLPGAGPERDPGAGGPTEVAVHVPALGSAAVRPAGPDSATPPPAPVQADHDADGTVTLANGLLRVVVDADGLLASVRDLHAGREVLAPGARGNLLQLHPDHPNKYDAWDLDRHYRNRHTDLTDAESVELTAAGPLSSTVRVTRAFGASRIVQELTLRAGSRRLDIRTDIDWHESEKVLKAAFPLDVHAERSTSEVQFGHVHRPTHTNTSWDAARFEICAHRWLRVAEPGYGIALLNDSTYGHDVTRTPHPEGLGTTVRLTLLRAPHSPDPETDQGTHRFTYALLPGAGTGEAVAEGLALNLPLRTAVAPPVPPLVRVDRPALTVESVKLAEDRSGDVVVRLYESHGGRAVGTLSPGFPVARVTVTDLLERPLHEEEAGPTSEVRVELRPFQILTLRLRPQHPPGA
- the rsgA gene encoding ribosome small subunit-dependent GTPase A codes for the protein MFDLDFSAAHPLTAHGWDDGFAESFTPYAGQGFVPGRIVRVDRGRVDVVVPEGDGVRTALADTALVATSDPMRVPCTGDWAVIDLENGLTGDHLDGVVRALLPRRTAFLRSASSKRSEGQILAANVDHAVIAVSSADALDLGRIERFVSLAWEGGAQPLVVLTKADLAGGPDTVAHLVADAESAAPGVQVLAVSSATGDGIDVLSAVLAGGTSVLLGQSGAGKSTLANALLGEEVQLVQAIRDRDGKGRHTTTTRDLRALPCGGVLIDTPGLRGVGMWDAGAGLARTFSDVESLAEGCRFHDCAHEAEPGCAVQEAVESGELPARRLESYRKLLRENQRIVAKTDARLRAEIRRDWKQKQALGRHMMERKRGPQR
- a CDS encoding pyruvate dehydrogenase, producing MAKQTVAEQFVDILVRAGVQRLYGVVGDSLNPVVDAIRRNSAIDWIQVRHEEVAAFAAGAEAQLTGSLAACAGSCGPGNLHLINGLYDAHRSMAPVLALASHIPSSEIGTSFFQETHPDRLFAECSHYSELISSTRQMPRVLQTAIQHAIGRSGVAVVSLPGDVAAEQAPERTIEHALVTARPSVRPGDAETDKLARMVNEAGKVTLFCGSGTAGAHAEVMEFAERVKAPVGHALRGKEWIQYDNPFDVGMSGLLGYGAAYEATHECDLLILLGTDFPYEAFLPDDVTIVQVDVRPEHLGRRSTLDLAVWGDVRETLRGLMPKVRPKTDRRFLDRMLKKHADALEGVVKAYTRKVEKHLPIHPEYVASVLDEEAAADAVFTVDTGMCNVWAARYLTPNGRRRVIGSFSHGSMANALPQAIGAQFLDRGRQVVSMSGDGGFTMLMGDFLTLVQYDLPVKVVLFNNSSLGMVELEMLVSGLPSYGTGYRNPDFAALARAAGAHGIRVEKPKQLRSALREAFKHKGPALVDIVTDPNALSIPPKISAEMVSGFALSAGKMVLDGGVGRMLQMARSNLRNIPRI